The Nitrospira sp. genome contains a region encoding:
- a CDS encoding M48 family metalloprotease, protein MQNNRIWTASLMALSMAVAGCAEVQRAAEDVARQSGNPRLAGAIHGAGNVVGSLFPIGYEEESSIGQAIALQVVARYGGVVDQPELVRYVNLVGRAVANTSDRPDIPYRVAILDHESINAFAAPAGYIFVTRGLLKQIKNEAELAAVLGHEIAHVSEKHILDVIQRSKRLAGVTEAGLSYATSNPAAFKGVIDGAVKKLLDEGLDQEKETDADTVGEVFAARVGYDAEAYVGLLTRLRDLKGDDRALFKTHPNFSARIEAVQKTIRTKHLASNGLVLQERFARMIKRV, encoded by the coding sequence ATGCAAAATAACAGGATCTGGACGGCGAGCCTGATGGCGCTCTCGATGGCGGTGGCTGGTTGTGCGGAAGTGCAGCGGGCTGCCGAGGATGTCGCGCGACAATCCGGCAATCCCCGATTGGCCGGCGCAATCCATGGCGCAGGCAATGTCGTCGGCAGTCTGTTTCCCATCGGTTACGAGGAAGAGTCGTCGATCGGGCAGGCGATAGCCCTGCAAGTCGTGGCGCGATACGGCGGTGTCGTGGATCAGCCTGAGTTAGTCCGTTATGTGAACCTGGTGGGGAGGGCGGTGGCCAACACATCCGACCGGCCCGATATCCCATATCGGGTCGCCATTCTGGATCACGAGTCGATCAATGCGTTTGCCGCGCCTGCCGGGTATATTTTTGTGACGCGGGGTCTGCTCAAGCAAATTAAGAATGAAGCGGAACTCGCCGCCGTTCTGGGGCATGAAATTGCGCACGTGAGCGAAAAGCATATTCTTGACGTGATTCAACGCAGCAAGCGCCTGGCCGGGGTCACCGAAGCCGGCCTCTCCTATGCGACGAGTAATCCGGCTGCGTTCAAGGGCGTCATCGACGGCGCCGTCAAGAAGCTGCTCGATGAAGGGCTGGATCAGGAGAAAGAAACCGACGCCGATACGGTCGGTGAAGTGTTCGCCGCGCGGGTCGGATACGATGCGGAGGCCTATGTGGGCCTCCTGACGCGGTTGCGCGATCTCAAGGGCGATGACCGTGCGCTGTTTAAGACCCATCCCAACTTTTCCGCGCGGATCGAGGCCGTGCAGAAGACCATTCGCACCAAGCATCTTGCCTCCAACGGCCTGGTGTTGCAGGAACGGTTTGCCCGCATGATCAAGCGTGTCTAG
- a CDS encoding SH3 domain-containing protein, producing MTAPRSFWIPLIALWIGLFAWGTEAWAETVYVQAKTAQLRAGKTSLDAVVGNVKFGESLEVVGRDGSWMEVKTSAGARGWIFANKTSTSKPSGSNDTLARLGQSMRGGDASATTASAGARGLDKASEGYANRAGVSARDREVVDRMTAYQIPDQDVEEFMREGGLGEYAK from the coding sequence GTGACAGCACCACGATCGTTTTGGATTCCGCTCATCGCCCTGTGGATCGGTCTGTTCGCCTGGGGGACGGAAGCCTGGGCCGAAACCGTCTACGTGCAAGCCAAGACGGCTCAACTGCGCGCAGGAAAAACCTCGCTGGATGCCGTGGTCGGGAATGTAAAGTTCGGCGAGTCGCTGGAGGTGGTCGGTCGAGATGGAAGCTGGATGGAGGTCAAAACTTCAGCCGGCGCACGGGGATGGATCTTCGCCAACAAAACGTCCACATCGAAACCGTCAGGGAGCAACGACACCTTGGCGCGGCTGGGTCAGAGTATGCGGGGCGGAGACGCATCCGCGACCACCGCGTCGGCGGGAGCCAGAGGGCTGGACAAGGCGTCCGAGGGGTATGCCAACCGTGCCGGCGTGTCCGCGCGGGATCGGGAGGTAGTGGATCGCATGACGGCCTATCAAATCCCCGACCAGGACGTCGAAGAGTTCATGCGGGAAGGAGGCCTGGGCGAATATGCAAAATAA
- a CDS encoding sigma-54-dependent Fis family transcriptional regulator — MHAPTLLIVEDEERMRRLFELVLKPAGYQLLLARSGDEALRMIQEHESLDMIITDLQLGAVSGMDVLEAARQQLPDVPVLIVTGYGTVKSAVEAMQKGAYDYISKPVDNEELKIVIARALQVRQLARDNRILRAGLHEQFGFDRMVSVSKEMELIKRLAREVAQTDATVLITGESGTGKDLLARAIHLVSPRAQGPMVALNCAGIPEHLLESELFGYEKGAFTDAKKAKPGRFQMADRGTLFLDEIGELSLTAQAKLLRVLEQHVVEPLGGVRSVAVDIRVIAATNQELPDLIKAGRFRLDLYYRLNVYQLRMPPLRERPEDIEPILTQFLSQARRERGSRIRGMTTEALAILKQYPWPGNVRELHNVVEWLTITCKQDEITPEHLPASFKSTPPPNEEKPAGTPSLLALGLSVEEVEKTMLQEALRKTGGNVSEASRLLKITRNTLRYRMAKHNLSLPSG; from the coding sequence ATGCACGCACCCACCCTCCTGATCGTCGAAGATGAAGAACGAATGCGGCGGCTCTTCGAGCTGGTGCTGAAACCTGCCGGGTATCAGTTGCTCCTGGCCCGCTCGGGGGACGAAGCCCTCCGCATGATCCAGGAACACGAATCCCTCGACATGATCATCACGGATCTCCAATTGGGCGCCGTCTCGGGCATGGATGTGCTGGAAGCAGCCCGGCAACAGTTACCCGATGTGCCGGTCCTGATCGTGACCGGATACGGCACCGTCAAATCGGCCGTCGAGGCCATGCAGAAAGGCGCCTACGACTACATCTCCAAGCCTGTCGACAATGAAGAGTTGAAGATCGTCATTGCCCGCGCGCTGCAGGTCCGTCAGCTCGCCCGGGACAATCGCATTCTGCGCGCAGGGTTGCACGAACAGTTCGGCTTCGACCGCATGGTCAGCGTCTCCAAGGAGATGGAACTGATCAAGCGGCTCGCCCGGGAAGTGGCACAGACCGATGCCACGGTCCTCATCACAGGCGAAAGCGGAACGGGCAAGGATCTGCTCGCGCGCGCCATCCACCTCGTCAGCCCGCGCGCCCAAGGCCCGATGGTAGCCCTGAACTGCGCCGGCATCCCCGAGCACCTGTTGGAATCCGAACTGTTCGGGTACGAGAAGGGTGCGTTTACCGACGCAAAGAAAGCCAAGCCGGGACGCTTTCAAATGGCGGACCGGGGCACATTGTTCCTGGACGAAATCGGCGAACTGAGTTTGACGGCACAGGCCAAGCTCCTGCGCGTCCTTGAACAGCATGTCGTGGAGCCATTGGGCGGCGTGCGCAGTGTCGCCGTCGATATTCGCGTCATCGCCGCGACCAACCAGGAATTGCCCGATCTTATCAAAGCGGGCCGTTTCCGCCTGGACCTCTACTATCGCCTGAACGTGTATCAGCTCCGGATGCCGCCCTTGCGCGAACGACCGGAGGATATCGAACCGATTCTGACTCAGTTCCTCAGCCAGGCCCGTCGGGAACGCGGCAGCCGCATCAGGGGAATGACCACCGAGGCGCTCGCGATCCTCAAACAATACCCCTGGCCGGGCAACGTGCGGGAACTGCACAATGTCGTGGAGTGGCTGACCATCACCTGCAAACAGGACGAGATTACGCCCGAGCATCTGCCGGCCTCGTTCAAGAGCACTCCGCCGCCAAACGAAGAGAAACCGGCCGGTACACCGTCCCTCCTCGCGCTGGGACTTTCCGTGGAGGAAGTCGAAAAGACGATGCTCCAGGAGGCGTTGCGTAAAACCGGGGGGAACGTGTCCGAAGCCAGCCGTCTGCTCAAGATCACGCGCAATACGTTGCGGTATCGAATGGCCAAACATAACCTGTCGCTGCCCTCAGGCTGA